A region from the Desulfoglaeba alkanexedens ALDC genome encodes:
- a CDS encoding type IV pilus secretin PilQ translates to MHGKGLRPERVVLWGVLVGCALLQLCGCAGTPRDVGAGSALAVGSTQSSEVSAAAVNEPGRAVKILGVQASDFDDRTEIRVLGDGAFSKYQVERDGARSFVLTLEGVRADAVKASIPTPSKRLAGLFLEGLEGDRAVLSATANETLQQLEAHSEGHVLVISVYPGRRGYHESPPEAAPAPRKGAEGRVDGSPGASGSGGRAAVSNAPATYERYGTTSSMAVSDADILGYKEAYRGKPISLDLQDADIENVLRLLADISGMNIVVEPDVVGRVTLKVEAVPWDQVLDMVLMINGLGKEEIGGVIRVASQEKLKQQWKEREERIKTRQELLRAKRDLGEITTEYLQVNYAEPSEIAAKISETKSEDGKIAVDQRTSLLIYTDYPGRIAEARSLLERLDRPTLQVLIEARIVQLSTTASKELGIDWGLDISHDGGQHPWSGGFAINHPPTEGSSMIDFKLKRLGATIWNLDLRLAATEQAGKGKVISAPRVLTMDHVKATISQGTQIPYQEQSEDGISTEFKDATLELQVTPHVTPDGRVRLELQAKKEQPNFVQVIPGQPPAIDTRKIDTELLVEDGHTVVIGGIIEESDSETESRTPGIHKVPLLGRLFKSNTSRLEKNELLIFINPKVVDISGRMTGGGRPGSDSDFMTSGY, encoded by the coding sequence ATGCATGGAAAAGGCCTTCGCCCGGAACGTGTGGTCCTGTGGGGGGTATTGGTCGGCTGTGCGCTGCTCCAGCTCTGTGGATGTGCCGGAACACCGAGGGATGTGGGAGCGGGAAGTGCACTCGCCGTCGGGAGTACCCAGTCCTCTGAGGTTTCTGCGGCGGCGGTGAACGAACCGGGACGGGCGGTGAAGATCCTTGGGGTTCAGGCCTCCGATTTTGACGATCGGACCGAGATCCGGGTGCTGGGCGACGGGGCGTTTTCCAAGTATCAGGTGGAACGGGACGGTGCCCGGTCCTTTGTCTTGACGCTGGAAGGGGTGAGAGCCGATGCGGTCAAGGCTTCCATCCCCACGCCTTCGAAGCGGCTGGCGGGTCTTTTCCTGGAAGGACTCGAGGGAGACCGTGCGGTGTTGAGCGCCACCGCGAACGAAACGCTCCAGCAACTGGAAGCACACAGTGAGGGCCATGTCCTGGTGATTTCCGTCTATCCAGGCCGACGCGGGTACCATGAGTCGCCGCCGGAAGCAGCGCCTGCGCCCCGGAAAGGAGCCGAAGGGCGGGTGGACGGATCGCCGGGGGCGTCGGGTTCCGGCGGGCGCGCGGCGGTTTCGAATGCGCCGGCGACGTATGAACGTTACGGAACTACGTCGTCCATGGCGGTCAGCGATGCGGATATCTTGGGTTACAAGGAAGCCTATCGGGGTAAACCCATCAGCCTGGACCTGCAGGACGCGGACATAGAAAACGTCCTCCGGCTGCTCGCGGATATCAGCGGGATGAACATCGTGGTGGAACCGGACGTGGTGGGCCGAGTGACCCTCAAGGTGGAAGCCGTGCCTTGGGACCAGGTGCTCGACATGGTGCTCATGATCAACGGACTGGGGAAGGAAGAGATCGGCGGGGTCATTCGAGTCGCAAGCCAAGAGAAATTGAAGCAGCAGTGGAAAGAACGGGAAGAACGGATCAAGACCCGACAGGAACTGCTTCGGGCCAAAAGGGATCTGGGCGAAATCACCACCGAATACCTGCAGGTCAACTATGCGGAGCCCTCCGAGATCGCGGCGAAGATCAGCGAGACGAAAAGCGAGGATGGAAAGATCGCCGTGGATCAGCGAACCAGCCTGCTCATCTACACCGATTATCCGGGAAGGATCGCCGAGGCCCGCTCTCTACTTGAGCGGCTCGACCGCCCCACGCTGCAGGTCTTGATCGAAGCGAGAATCGTTCAGCTTTCCACCACGGCGAGCAAGGAATTGGGCATCGACTGGGGCCTCGACATTTCCCATGACGGAGGGCAGCATCCCTGGAGCGGGGGGTTTGCGATCAACCATCCGCCGACCGAAGGGTCTTCCATGATCGATTTTAAGTTGAAACGGCTCGGGGCCACGATCTGGAACCTGGACCTCAGGCTGGCCGCCACCGAACAGGCGGGCAAAGGCAAGGTCATTTCGGCACCGCGGGTGCTCACCATGGACCACGTGAAGGCGACCATCTCGCAGGGAACGCAGATCCCCTACCAGGAGCAAAGCGAAGACGGAATTTCCACGGAATTCAAGGACGCCACCCTCGAGCTGCAAGTGACACCGCACGTCACCCCCGACGGGCGCGTCCGGCTTGAACTCCAGGCCAAGAAAGAACAGCCCAATTTCGTGCAGGTGATTCCGGGGCAGCCTCCGGCCATCGATACGCGGAAGATCGACACGGAACTGCTGGTGGAAGACGGACACACGGTGGTGATCGGGGGCATCATCGAAGAATCGGACAGCGAGACGGAAAGCCGAACCCCCGGAATCCACAAGGTGCCGTTGCTGGGAAGGCTGTTCAAGTCCAATACGAGCCGACTGGAAAAGAACGAACTCCTCATTTTCATCAATCCTAAGGTCGTGGACATCTCGGGCCGAATGACAGGTGGCGGGCGGCCTGGGAGCGATTCGGATTTCATGACTTCGGGTTATTGA
- a CDS encoding type 4a pilus biogenesis protein PilO — MEFKVNPIAAVEGRLSELTNLQRILVFVVMVGVLAGAFYFFKYKPQAQTLRRLTAGIHEHERRLAALQRIAQEVKVFEAEVKKSQEEFEQLLVLLPDRKEIPELLETVSRIGAQDGLENILFQPQAEQTHQFHATIPIRLDLAGGFHQLATFLDKISRLDRIIQVDTLTLNRRDDSSLQVNCVLKTFRFLEEQERPKPAAPNKKR; from the coding sequence ATGGAATTTAAGGTGAATCCCATAGCGGCCGTTGAAGGTAGACTTTCGGAACTGACGAACCTTCAAAGGATCCTGGTGTTTGTCGTCATGGTGGGGGTGCTGGCGGGAGCGTTCTATTTTTTCAAGTACAAGCCCCAAGCTCAGACGCTCCGACGGCTGACGGCCGGTATCCATGAGCACGAAAGGCGGCTGGCCGCGTTGCAACGGATCGCTCAAGAGGTGAAGGTGTTTGAAGCGGAGGTCAAGAAATCCCAGGAAGAATTCGAGCAGCTCCTGGTACTTCTGCCGGATCGGAAAGAGATTCCCGAACTGCTGGAGACGGTTTCCCGGATCGGAGCTCAGGATGGACTGGAGAATATCCTGTTCCAGCCTCAGGCGGAACAGACCCACCAGTTCCACGCAACGATCCCCATCCGCCTGGACCTTGCCGGCGGATTTCACCAGCTGGCGACCTTCCTCGACAAGATCAGCCGGCTCGATCGCATCATTCAGGTCGATACGCTGACGCTCAACCGCCGGGACGATTCCTCGCTGCAGGTCAACTGCGTGCTGAAGACCTTTCGATTTCTGGAAGAACAAGAGCGGCCGAAACCTGCGGCCCCCAACAAGAAGAGATAA
- a CDS encoding PilN domain-containing protein, with protein MIRINLLPFREPVRKTTTRQWVYFYLVGLLAAAGVMGFLWISRDGRIQDLQRKEARLKEEVGRFAKYEVMLKELKAQKEIIEQKKEVIRSLQRDRDHLVRSLTLFSLMTPPERMWFQRFSQSGEQVSISGVAVSNEAIAEFMRNLETSPFVGRGSVSLAHSRMTSMGGSKLREFQLSCKVLPYSAVQKMLSALPQGSAAEPEHGEGKPGPGSSPAGG; from the coding sequence ATGATTCGGATCAATCTCTTACCCTTCCGTGAACCGGTCAGGAAGACCACGACGCGACAATGGGTCTATTTTTACCTGGTCGGCCTGCTGGCGGCGGCGGGTGTGATGGGTTTCCTTTGGATCAGTCGGGACGGCCGGATCCAGGATCTGCAGCGAAAGGAAGCCCGCCTGAAAGAAGAGGTGGGTCGCTTCGCCAAGTACGAAGTCATGCTGAAAGAGCTGAAGGCGCAGAAGGAAATCATCGAGCAGAAGAAAGAAGTGATCCGCTCGCTCCAAAGGGATCGGGATCACCTGGTGCGGTCTCTGACATTGTTCAGCCTCATGACCCCGCCGGAGCGCATGTGGTTTCAGCGATTCAGTCAGAGCGGCGAGCAGGTGAGCATCAGCGGGGTGGCGGTGAGCAACGAGGCCATCGCCGAATTTATGCGCAATCTGGAAACGTCGCCTTTCGTGGGACGCGGCTCGGTGAGCTTGGCGCATTCGCGGATGACTTCCATGGGCGGCAGCAAACTGCGGGAGTTTCAGTTGAGCTGCAAGGTGTTGCCCTATTCCGCCGTGCAGAAGATGCTTTCGGCCTTGCCGCAGGGTTCCGCCGCCGAACCGGAGCACGGGGAAGGAAAACCGGGTCCGGGTTCGAGCCCTGCCGGCGGATGA
- the pilM gene encoding type IV pilus assembly protein PilM, whose product MLRRQTGIVGLDLGSHSVKVVQLTRAKTGWKLVNLGLAILPPGAVVEGRVEQPERVAETAAKLVSHLKTKEKRVASSIAGYEVMIKKIELPSMSEQELESRLKEQLGQYVPYQLEEVNVDYEILGVARDKPNAMDVLLVAAKKESVNDYVGLIRLAGLEPAVIDVDFFALSNAFEVTYGVNLEENVALVDIGASKTGMTVLQGGAPVFTRDLPMGGNEITESIARGLSVPWDQAERLKLGEKAGEAAAAELEKIFVEAVRGWAGGLRRALDFYYTNYPDFAIHRILLSGGSARLPGLPEVLRLETKVPTEVFNPLVRLDYDADQFDPAYLEYIGPQMAICLGLGLRSDENP is encoded by the coding sequence ATGCTGCGCAGGCAAACCGGAATCGTCGGACTGGATCTCGGCTCCCATTCGGTCAAGGTCGTCCAGTTGACAAGGGCCAAGACCGGGTGGAAACTCGTCAACCTGGGCTTGGCCATTCTTCCGCCCGGTGCCGTGGTTGAAGGCCGTGTGGAGCAGCCCGAACGGGTCGCCGAAACCGCCGCCAAGCTGGTCAGCCACCTCAAGACGAAGGAAAAGCGGGTGGCGTCCTCTATCGCCGGCTACGAGGTCATGATCAAAAAGATCGAACTTCCCTCCATGAGCGAGCAGGAACTGGAAAGCCGTCTCAAGGAGCAGTTGGGGCAATATGTGCCTTATCAACTGGAAGAGGTCAACGTCGATTATGAGATCCTCGGCGTGGCGCGGGACAAACCCAACGCCATGGACGTGCTGCTGGTGGCCGCCAAGAAGGAATCGGTCAACGATTATGTGGGCCTCATACGACTCGCCGGGCTGGAGCCGGCGGTTATCGACGTGGACTTCTTTGCGCTGAGCAATGCCTTCGAGGTGACCTACGGGGTTAATTTGGAAGAAAACGTGGCCCTGGTGGACATCGGTGCTTCCAAGACCGGCATGACGGTGCTGCAGGGGGGCGCCCCCGTTTTCACCCGCGATCTGCCCATGGGGGGTAACGAGATCACCGAGTCCATCGCAAGGGGGCTGTCGGTGCCGTGGGACCAGGCGGAACGGTTGAAGCTTGGAGAGAAGGCGGGCGAGGCGGCGGCCGCAGAACTGGAAAAAATCTTCGTGGAAGCGGTCCGCGGCTGGGCCGGCGGGCTCAGGCGGGCCCTGGACTTCTACTACACCAACTACCCCGATTTCGCCATCCACAGGATCCTTTTGAGCGGGGGTTCCGCGCGGCTTCCCGGGCTGCCCGAAGTGCTCCGCCTGGAAACGAAAGTCCCGACCGAAGTCTTCAATCCGTTGGTGCGGCTGGACTACGACGCCGATCAATTCGACCCGGCTTACCTGGAATATATCGGCCCTCAGATGGCCATCTGCCTGGGACTGGGGTTGAGGAGCGACGAAAATCCATGA
- the lepB gene encoding signal peptidase I, giving the protein MNHLSTRTTAGKRAKGTLREYTEAILVAILLALFIRAFVVQAFKIPSGSMKSTLLVGDHILVSKFAYGVKIPMLDITVSEFDPPQRHDIVVFEYPLDPSKDFIKRVIGLPGDTLEIRNKRVFVNGKLLEEPYVQFTDNQVLPASVSPRDNLEPILVPERSLFVMGDNRDESYDSRFWKFIDFSAVKGKALIIYWSWNKNGRFTFDPQTGYIRWNRIGRLIR; this is encoded by the coding sequence TTGAATCATTTATCCACCCGGACCACCGCCGGGAAGAGGGCGAAAGGAACCCTGCGGGAGTATACCGAAGCGATCCTCGTGGCCATCCTCTTGGCCCTCTTCATCAGAGCATTCGTGGTCCAGGCCTTCAAGATCCCGTCCGGATCCATGAAAAGCACTCTTCTTGTCGGCGATCACATTCTGGTGAGCAAGTTCGCCTACGGGGTAAAGATCCCCATGCTGGACATAACCGTATCCGAATTCGATCCCCCACAACGGCACGATATCGTGGTGTTCGAATATCCACTGGATCCTTCGAAAGACTTTATCAAGAGGGTGATAGGGCTACCGGGTGACACCCTCGAAATAAGGAACAAGAGAGTATTCGTCAATGGAAAACTTCTCGAAGAACCCTACGTTCAGTTCACCGACAACCAGGTCCTTCCGGCGTCGGTCAGTCCCCGGGACAACTTGGAACCCATCCTGGTCCCGGAACGGAGCCTGTTCGTGATGGGAGACAACCGCGATGAAAGCTACGACAGCCGGTTCTGGAAATTCATAGATTTTTCCGCCGTCAAGGGGAAGGCCCTCATTATCTACTGGTCCTGGAACAAGAACGGCCGATTCACATTCGATCCTCAAACCGGCTACATCCGCTGGAACCGCATCGGCCGCCTCATCCGGTGA
- the nadE gene encoding NAD(+) synthase produces MKTSPLDQIQEIRQWIARQVESAGASGAVVGLSGGIDSAVVAALAARALGDNLLAIILPCHSSEQDIQDARLVARHLQLKVEEQDLSSIFDRWLALYPSSDRRIQGNLKSRLRMASVYHVAALRNHLVLGTSNRSEWEIGYFTKYGDSAADLLPIVHLLKSEVRQLAMILDIPQRVIEKPPSAGLWEGQTDEGELGFTYEQLDNYLLGRLSEVPPEVQAAIRDRQRFAAHKKQPAPRLFPAGPPSEGPSLTAGDSPYDRSIEALTLISGAITSDHYIEDILRLIVMVTAEVMNSSVCSLWLLDEKEGVLRLRATQSINPEYIQDRVLRVGEGIVGKVVVENRPYSIPDVLMDPYYKEKDLARRMGLVSMLSMPMRVKDRVIGVINCYTSYPHVFSELETNILTAVANQAAVAIENTELMVKTKVIQEELEKRKLIERAKDLVMRRLDLSGDEAYRWLQKRSMDTRKSMREVAEAVLLTMEG; encoded by the coding sequence ATGAAGACGTCCCCTCTGGATCAAATTCAGGAAATCAGGCAGTGGATCGCCCGGCAGGTGGAATCCGCCGGAGCGTCCGGGGCGGTCGTCGGCCTAAGCGGCGGCATCGATTCCGCCGTGGTCGCCGCGTTGGCCGCCCGAGCCCTGGGCGACAACCTGCTCGCAATCATTCTTCCGTGCCACAGCTCGGAACAGGACATCCAGGACGCCCGGCTTGTGGCCCGACACCTCCAGCTGAAGGTGGAGGAACAGGACCTTTCCTCGATCTTCGATCGATGGCTCGCCCTTTACCCCTCATCCGACCGGAGAATCCAGGGAAACCTGAAATCGCGGCTCCGCATGGCCTCGGTCTATCACGTGGCGGCGCTTCGCAACCACCTGGTGCTGGGAACCTCGAACCGCAGCGAGTGGGAAATCGGCTACTTCACCAAGTACGGAGACAGCGCTGCGGACCTTCTGCCCATCGTGCACCTTTTGAAAAGCGAAGTGCGCCAACTGGCCATGATCCTGGATATTCCTCAGCGTGTGATCGAAAAACCCCCCTCCGCCGGCCTCTGGGAAGGGCAGACCGACGAAGGTGAACTGGGCTTCACCTACGAACAGCTGGACAACTACCTCCTAGGCAGGTTGAGCGAGGTACCGCCGGAGGTCCAGGCCGCCATTCGAGACCGGCAGCGCTTCGCCGCCCACAAGAAACAGCCCGCCCCCCGGCTGTTTCCGGCCGGCCCGCCGTCGGAAGGACCATCGCTCACCGCCGGCGACTCCCCCTACGATCGGAGCATCGAAGCGCTCACGCTCATCAGCGGAGCCATCACATCCGACCACTACATTGAAGACATTTTGCGGCTCATCGTCATGGTCACCGCCGAAGTGATGAACTCCAGCGTCTGTTCCTTGTGGCTCCTGGATGAAAAGGAAGGAGTTCTGCGCCTGCGGGCCACCCAGTCCATCAACCCGGAGTACATCCAGGATCGCGTGCTCAGGGTGGGCGAAGGGATCGTCGGGAAGGTGGTGGTCGAAAACCGCCCTTATTCCATCCCGGACGTCCTGATGGATCCTTACTACAAGGAAAAGGACCTGGCCCGGCGTATGGGGCTCGTTTCCATGCTCAGCATGCCCATGCGGGTCAAAGACCGGGTCATCGGCGTCATCAACTGCTACACGTCCTATCCCCACGTCTTTTCCGAACTGGAGACCAACATCCTCACCGCCGTGGCCAACCAGGCGGCCGTGGCCATCGAAAACACCGAACTGATGGTCAAGACCAAGGTCATCCAGGAAGAATTGGAAAAACGGAAGCTCATCGAAAGAGCGAAAGACCTGGTCATGCGGCGTCTCGACCTTTCAGGGGATGAAGCCTACCGCTGGCTGCAGAAACGGAGCATGGACACGCGCAAGTCCATGCGCGAGGTGGCCGAAGCGGTGCTCCTCACCATGGAAGGGTGA
- a CDS encoding exo-beta-N-acetylmuramidase NamZ family protein, whose product MAGPCVKPGCEVFLESPPRWFRWSRMGLLANQASCTRDFRHVSQMIHQAGGRLACIFSPQHGFHAEKQANMVESDHGIHPLLGTPIYSLYGQVRRPTEEMLQAIDVLVVDLSDVGTRVYTFGTTLGLCVEAAAEAGLKVVVLDRPNPINGTSVEGNPLKPQWRSFVGRYPIPMRHGLTLGELARFVVREEGLDCDLEVIPAAGWRRDRFHPQTGLPWLWPSPNMPSWESALLYPGLVLLEGTNVSEGRGTTLPFQVFGAPFVRPSLLLNALDVRALDGVVLRPVCFEPTFDKWRGEVCCGFQVHVTEPGRVKPYRLGLAVLKAFLEVHADRFQWLPPPYEYEYEKKPIDILLGDGFLRERLEKGAELPEVEADWQGELEAYRDRRQAGLMYP is encoded by the coding sequence ATGGCGGGACCATGCGTGAAACCGGGCTGCGAGGTGTTCCTGGAAAGTCCGCCGCGGTGGTTTCGTTGGAGTCGCATGGGGCTCCTGGCCAACCAGGCGTCGTGTACCCGTGATTTCAGGCACGTCAGCCAGATGATCCATCAGGCCGGCGGCCGCCTGGCTTGCATCTTTTCGCCGCAGCACGGGTTCCACGCGGAAAAGCAGGCCAATATGGTGGAGTCCGACCACGGCATCCATCCGCTCTTGGGCACCCCCATCTACAGCCTGTACGGGCAGGTGCGCCGACCGACGGAAGAAATGTTGCAGGCAATCGATGTCCTGGTGGTGGACCTTTCCGACGTGGGAACCCGTGTTTACACGTTCGGTACCACGTTGGGTCTTTGCGTCGAGGCCGCCGCCGAAGCGGGATTGAAGGTGGTGGTCCTGGACCGGCCGAATCCCATCAACGGAACCAGCGTGGAAGGCAACCCGTTGAAGCCCCAATGGCGTTCCTTCGTGGGCCGTTACCCGATTCCCATGCGCCACGGGCTGACCTTGGGCGAACTGGCCCGGTTCGTGGTGCGGGAAGAGGGACTCGATTGCGACCTGGAGGTGATCCCGGCCGCGGGGTGGCGAAGGGACCGGTTCCACCCTCAAACGGGCCTGCCCTGGCTCTGGCCGTCGCCCAACATGCCTTCGTGGGAAAGCGCGCTTCTGTATCCCGGCCTGGTGCTGCTCGAAGGAACCAACGTGAGCGAAGGCCGCGGAACGACCCTTCCTTTCCAAGTCTTCGGGGCCCCTTTCGTTCGGCCGTCCCTTCTTCTGAACGCTCTGGACGTGCGGGCTCTCGACGGCGTGGTGCTCCGGCCGGTGTGTTTCGAGCCCACCTTCGACAAGTGGCGGGGGGAAGTGTGTTGCGGTTTCCAGGTTCACGTGACCGAACCGGGCCGGGTGAAGCCCTACCGGCTGGGACTTGCCGTGCTCAAGGCCTTTCTGGAAGTCCACGCCGACCGTTTCCAGTGGCTGCCTCCTCCCTATGAATACGAGTACGAAAAGAAGCCGATCGACATTCTCCTGGGGGATGGGTTCCTCAGGGAGCGGCTGGAAAAGGGCGCGGAACTTCCTGAAGTGGAAGCCGACTGGCAGGGGGAACTGGAAGCCTACCGCGACCGCAGGCAGGCCGGCCTGATGTATCCCTGA
- a CDS encoding DnaJ family domain-containing protein, which translates to MSNISTVFEQLAEQRIREAMERGEFDNLPGRGKPLKLEDDRHIPEDLRLAYKILKNADCLPPELQLRKEIHTTKELLSGIRDTEEKYAQIKKLNYLIMKLNTMRRVSPLLEEGQYYYDKVVDRMGSSRERK; encoded by the coding sequence ATGAGTAACATTTCTACGGTGTTTGAGCAACTGGCGGAACAGCGGATCCGGGAAGCCATGGAGCGGGGCGAGTTCGACAACCTGCCCGGCCGCGGAAAACCGCTGAAGCTGGAAGACGACCGTCATATTCCCGAAGATCTCAGGCTCGCCTATAAGATTCTGAAAAACGCGGATTGCCTGCCGCCTGAATTGCAACTCAGAAAAGAGATCCACACAACCAAGGAACTTCTTTCCGGTATCCGGGACACCGAGGAGAAATACGCTCAGATAAAGAAGCTGAATTATCTCATCATGAAGCTCAATACCATGCGCCGCGTCTCACCGCTTTTGGAAGAAGGACAGTATTACTACGATAAAGTGGTCGATCGGATGGGATCTTCCCGAGAGCGGAAGTAG